The stretch of DNA AAGAATCATCCAGTGAGAATTAGAAATTACTGTTTGCAGAAAATGAGAGGCCTTTCCGTATAAGCGGAACGGCCTTATTTATTTCTGAACCCTGAATTTCGTACAGGCAATGAGAGATTCCGTTTTATGAGTGATCATGAAAAAAATACTGTTCACGGCGCCAACGGAACAAAATCCGCAATGGAATCCACGGTCGATATGAATGTGGGCGGGCAGGCTGTCATCGAGGGTGTGATGATGCGTTCGCCGCAGGCAATCGCCACCGCTGTCCGGCTTCCCGATGGCACCATCGAGCTGAACAGACGGCTGTACACTTCCTTCGTGAAACGTCACCGATACCTCGATTTCCCCATTCTCCGGGGAGCGATCAATTTCTTCGAGATGCTCTTCATCGGTATGGAAACCCTCAACTGGTCCGCCGATATTCAGATGAAGTACGAGGATAAAAAGTCGGGAAAGGAACACTCGAAATCCGGAGCATTCTGGAACACCGTTCTGCTGACCGGGTCGATAGTGGTTGCGCTCGGTGCGGCCCTCGGGATTTTTTTTGCATTCCCCATATTTGTTGCCACATACCTCGGACTGTCGAAAGGCGCGCTTCTGTTTAATCTTGTCGCGGGCGCGATACGGCTTGTCCTGTTCGTACTGTATATTGCGCTCATATCGAGAATGAAGGATATACAACGGGTTTTCCGGTATCATGGTGCCGAGCATATGAGTATTTTCACCCTCGAAGCTTCGGAGGACCTCACGGTCGACTTGGTGCGCCTGAAAAGCAGGTTTCACCCGAGGTGCGGCACGTCGTTCATACTCATCGTGGCAATTTTCAGCATTGTTCTGTTCGGAATCGCCGATTCCCTCTTTCCGTTGGTGTTCGGGCACCTGCAGTCTCTCCCGCAGCGGCTGGCGACACACCTGCTCCTGCTTCCGTTTGTTGCCGGGGTTTCCTACGAGCTTTTGAAACTCTCCGGCAGGTTCCGCTCCAGCGCCATAGTGAAGCTTCTGATTATGCCGGGCCTGTGGCTCCAGTACATGACAACGGCCGAGCCTGACGATGGTATGCTCGAAGTCGCGCTCTGCGCCCTCAAGGCCGTTCTCGGCGAGGGAGAGGGGGCGGCATGAGTTCGACTCTTCAGACCAGCATACGGCATATATATGAACGGTATGAGGAGCTCGGCAGGCGTCTGTCCTCCCCGGAAGTGATTTCAAACCCGCCTCTCATGTCAAAACTCGCGAAGGAGCGTTCGATCCTCGAACCGAAAGTGGCGGTTTTCCGCAGGTATGAACGGCTCGTCACACAGCTCGACGATGCACAGATTCTCGAAGCGGAGGAAAAAGACCCCGAAATGGCCTCTCTTGCACGAGCCGAGGTCGAAACGCTCGAAGAGGAACTCCAGCGTCTCGAAGAAGAAATAAAATTCCTCCTGCTTCCTCCCGACCCTCTGGATGGGAAGGACATCATCATGGAAATCCGGGCCGGGACAGGCGGTGATGAGGCATCGCTGTTTGCCGCGGACCTCTACCGCATGTACGATCGCTATGCCGAAATGAGAGGCTGGAAGACCGAGGTGTTCTCCACTGCGCCGACAGAGATGGGCGGATTCAAGGAAATCATCTTTTCCGTTTCGGGGAGCGATGTTTACTCCCATCTCAAATATGAGAGCGGCGTCCACCGTGTCCAGCGCGTTCCCGCCACCGAATCTTCGGGACGGATTCATACGTCCGCGGCATCGGTTGTCGTTCTCCCGGAAGCGGAGGATGTCCATATCGAAATCAATCCGAACGATCTGAAAATCGACGTTTATCGTTCCAGCGGGCCCGGCGGCCAGAGTGTCAACACGACCGACTCTGCGGTTCGTGTCACCCATATTCCGACCGGAATCGTGGTCACCTGCCAGGATGAGAAAAGCCAGCTCAAGAATAAGAACAAGGCGCTGAAGGTCCTCCGCGCCCGTCTTCTCGACAAGGTGCTGACGGAGCAGCAGAACGCCCGGAGCGCTGTGCGGCGGTCCATGGTTGGCTCGGGAGATCGGTCGGCAAAGATACGGACGTACAACTTCCCTCAGAACAGGGTCACCGACCACCGTATCACGCTGACGCTCCATAAACTCGACAGCATTCTTGCCGGTCATATCGATGAGCTGATCGACGCCCTCAGGATAGAAGACCGCAGAGAGGCGCTGGAAGAACAGGCGAAGGAACTGGTAAAATAAAGCTGGTGGGATGATGCGTGTGATCGACATCATCAATAAAGCATCCGAACATCTCCGTGAAAAAGGATTCGAGAATCCAAGGCTTGAAGTCGAACAGATGCTCGGTGCCGTGCTCGGCCTTTCACGGCTCGATCTGTACATGAAATTCGACCGGCCGCTGACCGATGATGAACTCGACCGCTTTCGCGCCCTCTACCGCCGGCGTCTCCGCCGTGAGCCGCTTCAGCACCTCATCGGCTCCGCGGGATTCAGGAATCTCGAGGTAAAAACCGACCGCCGGGCGCTCATTCCACGGCCCGAGACGGAAGTACTTGTCGGGTGCGCGGTGGATTTTCTCTGGCACCGCGACTGCCCGGTCGTCGCGGACATCGGCACCGGAACCGGCGTCATCGCTCTCAGCATTCTTTACGAGATTCCCGAATCACGAGCCGTAGCCTCGGATATCTCCGGTGATGCGCTTCTTCTGGCCGAACAGAATGCCCATGTGCTGGGAATGGAGAGCCGTATCACCTTTGTCGGGGGCGATATGCTCGAAGCTCTCGATGGCCGCGGGCCGTTCGATGCGATTATCTCCAATCCGCCCTATGTGCTGAGCGGTGACATCGAAATCCTCCAGCCCGAGGTGAGCGGTTATGAACCGAGGATCGCGCTCGATGGCGGCGAAGACGGCCTGAAATATCTGAGCATCATCGCCCGCGGCGCATACGGTTACCTTAAACAGGGCGGCCTCCTCCTCCTGGAATGCGGCGAAGGACAGGCCGGAGCGGTGCGGGAGGAAATTGCGCGGACCGGACAGTATTCGACCATTGAAATCATAGAGGATCTGGCCGGGAAAAAGAGAGTGATAAAGGCTTGTTGATACAGGCACAAGGCATAAGGCATAAGGCACAAGGGGCAAAGAGACAGAGGGACAAAGAGACTTTTTGAGAAATATCCGGTAATTCATTACCGGACAGGAAAGGCAGTTAACCCAAATAATTCACAAATTTGTATTTTTTCTTAAAAAGATACCCTCCGCCTTTCAGCATACCCCTTTTTTATGGGTGGTAATGATGTGGTTCCCCCTTTCGTCAATAAGGGGGATACGGCGAAGCCGAGGGGGATCATGTGAAAGCCGGAATAACGTTATCGCACATTGTTATTAATGAGGTTACACCATAGTTACCTGTACTTTTTTCGGCGTTTATAAATAATCAGGGTTCAGAGCAGCATGAAAAATTCATGAGAATACTTTAAGGAGACTTTATGCGGGTATATTCACTTCTGAAAGACGATGCGGTTATTCTCGGTATTGAAGACGGCGGTTCCATGATCGATCTGACAAAGGCGATCAGCATGTACGAGGTATGGTGCGATGGTTATTGCGATGATTTTGTCCCGGACATCGAGACATTGATATGGACCGGCCGGTTCACCGTCGCGTTTCTCGAAAAGATCATGGAATTTGTTTCCGGACACGGACTTGTGAACGATCTGGCGGTAACGGAAGAATACAGCGTCAATCCCCCGCTCTATCCGGGAAAGATAATCGCCCTCGGCAACAACTACCGTAAACACATCGAGGAGATGAACCAGAAACTTCCCGAAAAACCCGTCCTGTTCGGTAAATGGCCATCGACTGTCATCGGGCACGGCGACGAGATCGTGAGACCCGCGTGGATCGGAATGATGAGCTACGAGGCCGAGCTCGCCTTCATAGTCGGCAAACAGGCGAAAAATGTACCCGCAAAGGATGCCATGAACTATATAGCCGGTTATACCTGCCTTAACGATATAACCGCGCGCGACCTTCAAAAAAAGGACCTTGCGGAGCATCTTCCCTGGATGCCTTCGAAGAATTTCGATACCTTTACGCCGCTGGGACCCTGCGTTCTTCCCGCCGGACTGGTGAAAAATCCTGTGGAAATCGGCGTTCAGAGCAAGGTGAACGGCGAGCTTCGCCAGGATGGCAACACCCGTGATTTTATTTTTGATATTCCGACAGTTATCGAATATATTTCAAAGATTATGACACTCGAACCCGGGGATGTCGTCACCACGGGGACGCCCGAAGGCGTCGGCGCTCTCGAACCCGGGGATGTCGTCGAGATAACATGCGAATTTATCGGAACCCTTTCAAATCCCGTTCAGGCATCGGAATAAACGGGAATACCACGACGGAGGTTTTACATGGACAGCAGGAAACAGCGCAGAATTCTTCTTTTTAATATGGTCGTCGCGGCGGTTATTATCAGCTCGGTCATTTTCGCGTTCGAGGCAATCGGTGCGGGAAACCTCGATTATGAAAACGTGGGGAAAGGTATCGAGCTCTGGAGCGAAGTATACAAAATCGTCCTCAACGATTATATCAAGGATATCGATCCATGGAAAATGGCTAAAAACGGTGTGCAGGGCATGATCGAAACCCTCGATCCCTACACGTCCTTTTTCGATCCCGGCGATTACCGGCAGATGCAGGAGGATTCGAAAGGCGAGTTTGCCGGTCTCGGTATCTCCATTGCCACGGTCAACGATTACCCTACGGTCATGGAATTTCCCATCGACGGCTCTCCTGCAATGAGGCTCGGATTACG from bacterium encodes:
- a CDS encoding DUF1385 domain-containing protein; this translates as MSDHEKNTVHGANGTKSAMESTVDMNVGGQAVIEGVMMRSPQAIATAVRLPDGTIELNRRLYTSFVKRHRYLDFPILRGAINFFEMLFIGMETLNWSADIQMKYEDKKSGKEHSKSGAFWNTVLLTGSIVVALGAALGIFFAFPIFVATYLGLSKGALLFNLVAGAIRLVLFVLYIALISRMKDIQRVFRYHGAEHMSIFTLEASEDLTVDLVRLKSRFHPRCGTSFILIVAIFSIVLFGIADSLFPLVFGHLQSLPQRLATHLLLLPFVAGVSYELLKLSGRFRSSAIVKLLIMPGLWLQYMTTAEPDDGMLEVALCALKAVLGEGEGAA
- a CDS encoding fumarylacetoacetate hydrolase family protein; amino-acid sequence: MRVYSLLKDDAVILGIEDGGSMIDLTKAISMYEVWCDGYCDDFVPDIETLIWTGRFTVAFLEKIMEFVSGHGLVNDLAVTEEYSVNPPLYPGKIIALGNNYRKHIEEMNQKLPEKPVLFGKWPSTVIGHGDEIVRPAWIGMMSYEAELAFIVGKQAKNVPAKDAMNYIAGYTCLNDITARDLQKKDLAEHLPWMPSKNFDTFTPLGPCVLPAGLVKNPVEIGVQSKVNGELRQDGNTRDFIFDIPTVIEYISKIMTLEPGDVVTTGTPEGVGALEPGDVVEITCEFIGTLSNPVQASE
- the prmC gene encoding peptide chain release factor N(5)-glutamine methyltransferase, with amino-acid sequence MIDIINKASEHLREKGFENPRLEVEQMLGAVLGLSRLDLYMKFDRPLTDDELDRFRALYRRRLRREPLQHLIGSAGFRNLEVKTDRRALIPRPETEVLVGCAVDFLWHRDCPVVADIGTGTGVIALSILYEIPESRAVASDISGDALLLAEQNAHVLGMESRITFVGGDMLEALDGRGPFDAIISNPPYVLSGDIEILQPEVSGYEPRIALDGGEDGLKYLSIIARGAYGYLKQGGLLLLECGEGQAGAVREEIARTGQYSTIEIIEDLAGKKRVIKAC
- the prfA gene encoding peptide chain release factor 1, yielding MSSTLQTSIRHIYERYEELGRRLSSPEVISNPPLMSKLAKERSILEPKVAVFRRYERLVTQLDDAQILEAEEKDPEMASLARAEVETLEEELQRLEEEIKFLLLPPDPLDGKDIIMEIRAGTGGDEASLFAADLYRMYDRYAEMRGWKTEVFSTAPTEMGGFKEIIFSVSGSDVYSHLKYESGVHRVQRVPATESSGRIHTSAASVVVLPEAEDVHIEINPNDLKIDVYRSSGPGGQSVNTTDSAVRVTHIPTGIVVTCQDEKSQLKNKNKALKVLRARLLDKVLTEQQNARSAVRRSMVGSGDRSAKIRTYNFPQNRVTDHRITLTLHKLDSILAGHIDELIDALRIEDRREALEEQAKELVK